In Hermetia illucens chromosome 1, iHerIll2.2.curated.20191125, whole genome shotgun sequence, one genomic interval encodes:
- the LOC119661288 gene encoding basic salivary proline-rich protein 2-like: protein MPVAVTTAQANKSEREERLLSALKAHILKERQRKKEEHEAEVEEERQRKEREAREQQDVMTLGETREQIQKLELKLKELNNQKQQLFLQLKKVLNEDENRKKQQQQKESEILAMHAMPPQNSPHAQVFLPPRQTHQPILQKTGGPVGITNAPTKRGRSPSPPLQQNYYKSAAYSQLPKHDDSRARANETRVLWKSPQYAPAQGALFYQTTNGPDSRPQPIIYPSYNPTLNMPLRQNYHIEMQQPPPSQAHPQKSDQPPKSAQVYHINVEQPPQPPPPSNQSSQPNSGPPPSHKSAPPPQVGIDKMQQERGAYHVEVKMDQSHPPPPHSLPDGVVYAPLMQGHPAMHPGKWEMQIPAPSQPQSAKTAGSITQGYSSRVPPGHSQPPPMQGQPPQQPPPSSQQIHYTRRLY from the exons ATGCCTGTGGCCGTTACGACAGCGCAGGCAAATAAGAGCGAACGCGAAGAGCGACTCTTGTCCGCCTTAAAAGCACACATTTTAAAGGAGCGTCAACGCAAGAAAGAAG AACATGAAGCCGAAGTGGAAGAGGAACGCCAGCGCAAAGAACGGGAGGCACGCGAGCAACAAGACGTCATGACGCTAGGGGAGACACGCGAGCAAATACAAAAACTTGAACTCAAGCTCAAGGAACTGAACAATCAAAAACAGCAACTCTTCTTACAACTAAAGAAAGTATTGAATGAAGACGAAAATCGTAAAAAGCAACAGCAACAGAAAGAGAGTGAAATACTGGCAATGCATGCCATGCCTCCGCAAAACTCGCCCCACGCTCAGGTGTTTCTACCACCCCGGCAAACGCATCAGCCCATTCTGCAGAAG ACAGGGGGACCAGTCGGAATCACAAACGCACCTACGAAACGTGGCCGAAGCCCGTCGCCGCCGCTTCAACAGAATTACTACAAAAGTGCTGCTTATTCCCAGTTGCCCA AACATGATGACAGTCGAGCGCGGGCGAATGAAACGCGGGTGCTTTGGA AATCCCCTCAATACGCCCCAGCACAGGGAGCATTATTCTATCAAACAACAAATGGGCCAGACTCCCGTCCGCAGCCCATCATCTACCCCTCCTATAACCCGACCTTAAACATGCCGCTGCGACAAAATTATCACATTGAGATGCAGCAGCCACCTCCATCGCAGGCACACCCCCAGAAAAGTGACCAACCTCCGAAATCTGCACAGGTGTATCATATAAACGTTGAACAACCACCGCAACCGCCTCCACCGTCGAATCAATCGTCACAGCCCAACAGCGGACCGCCACCCTCTCATAAATCCGCACCTCCACCACAGGTAGGAATTGACAAAATGCAACAAGAGCGCGGGGCGTATCATGTTGAAGTCAAAATGGATCAATCACATCCGCCACCTCCCCATAGTTTACCTGATGGGGTTGTGTATGCACCATTAATGCAGGGCCACCCGGCTATGCATCCGGGCAAGTGGGAAATGCAAATACCGGCGCCAAGCCAACCACAA AGTGCGAAAACTGCGGGCAGCATAACCCAAGGTTATTCGAGTCGAGTGCCTCCCGGACATAGCCAACCCCCTCCGATGCAGGGACAGCCTCCGCAGCAACCGCCTCCATCATCTCAACAAATTCACTACACAAGGAGGTTATACTaa